The genomic DNA TCCTCCCAGTCGTCCCACCGATCGACGGGCGGAAAGGGGCTGAGCCCGGGCGCCGGCGGGTCGAGGTCGCGGGCGTGCGGGTGAAGCGGGTCGGCTGACTTGTCGGTCATTGAGTCCTCAAGAGAGTGGGGATCCTCACGAGAGTGGGCGTCCTCACGAAAGGGGCAGCGCTTGGCCGGCGCGCACCCAGATGTCTTCCCAGAGCCAGAGGCCGAAAAGACCGAGCACGGTCGCCGCGACGGCCGCCCATGGCTGCGGCGAGAGCACGAGCAGGACGAGCGGCACGGCGGTGCCGCCCACCACGATGCCCCACCAGAAGCGGACGCGGTACGGGCCCCGCGTGATCAGCCGCGCGGCGCGGGCGGCATCCTGGGTGGCATGCGCCGTGAAGGCCTCGGCGAAGAGCACGACGCCGTTCAGGGCGAGCGAGAACCAGAGCGCCATGCGGAGCCCCTCGGCCACGCGCGGATCGTGGCTGATGGCGAGCGCGGCGAGCAGGAGGCCCGCGCAGCCGGCCGTGACAGCGGCCACGAGGAGATGGGGCAGCACGAGCGGGCTCTGCCAGAAGTCGCGCCCCTCGGCCTGGCCGAAGAGGAAGGCGCTGTAGCCGGCCGACGCCGTGGCCACGAGCAGCACGGGCCAGCCCAGGGCGAAGAACGCCATGTAGCTCTGCGTCCAGCCCGCGACGAGCCAAGCGACGCCCAGGAGACCGTGCGCCGTCAAAATCCACCCGCCCCAGACCAGCCAGGAGCGCCAGTTCGGCTTCAAGAGGAGATAGAGGAATCGCTCCGGGCGCTTGAGGTCGAGGACGAGAAGCGCGGTCGTCAGCGCGAGGAAGACGAGGCTGATGAGCGGCGCCGCGAGACCCGCCACGGGTCCCGCAAAGGACAGCCCGGCGATCGCGGTGATCGCCGCGACGAGAAGCGCACCCGCCGCGACCGACTTGGTCCAGAGATACGTCGAGACCTTCCACCCCCAGGGCCGCTCCGGATGCGCCACGTCGTACACTGTCCGCGCCATGCCGAGCAGGTCCACGCCTTCACCGGCGACGGCTGCAGCCCGGCCGGCGACGTTGGGCCCGCCCGGCACCGGGATGCGGCTCGCCTCGGCGAACATATAGCGGTCACCGGCCTCCTGCATGGCCGGCCTCAGCGCGGCTTCGTCGGCGCCGATATAGAAGAGCTTGGGCTGCGTCCCCTGCTCCGGCTTGCGCACCGCCACCTGCTGCGTGGCGACCAGACGCGCGATCCCCGAGTTGGGGTCGTCCAGGTCGCCCGGGACGATGGCCTGCACCGGGCACACGATGACGCACGCCGGCTCGAGCCCGACCTCGACCCGGTGCGCGCAGTAGTGGCACTTGGCCGCCGTCTGCGTCTCCGGGTCGATGTAGAGCGCGTCGTACGGGCAGGCCTGCATGCACGACTTGCAGCCGATGCAGCGGTCACCGTCGAAGTCCACGATGCCGTCGGGGCGCCGGTAGAGCGCGACGGTCGGGCAGATCGTCACGCACGGGGCGTTGTCGCAGTGGTTGCACCGCATGACGGAGAAGTAGCGCCGCGTGTCGGGGAACGTGCCCTTCTCGATGTACTTGACCCAGGTGCGGTTGACGCCGAGGGGCACCTGGTTCTCTTCCTTGCACGCCACCGTGCAGGCGTGACACCCGATACATTTCCGCTGGTCGATCACGAAGCCGTAGCGCAAGCGAGTCTCCCGTGAACCCTAGTGCAGAACGTCGATCCAGACGCGCAGGGCCGCCAGCGCGATGACGGCGCCGAGTATTACACGCAGGACGCCCACGGGAGCGCGCCTGCTGAGATGCGCGCCGAGGCTCGCGCCCGGCAATGAGCCCGCCACGACGGCGACGGCCGCGATGAAAGGGACCTGGCCCGTCGCGAGCTTGCCCACGAACCCCAAGCACGCGCCGGCGCCGACCATCACGAGCGAGGTGCCGATGCTGAGCCGCACCGGGAGCCGCATGACGCCCACGAGCGCGGGCATCAGGAGAAACGCCCCGCCGGCGCCGACCAAGCCCGAGAAGACGCCGACCACTCCCGGGATCGCGACGGCCTCGGCCCGGTTGAACAGCATGGTCTCCGCGCGCGCGCCCGGCGCGGCGACGATAGGCGGGATGAACATGAGCAGCAGCGCCGCTGTGGCCA from Candidatus Rokuibacteriota bacterium includes the following:
- the nrfD gene encoding NrfD/PsrC family molybdoenzyme membrane anchor subunit, producing MRYGFVIDQRKCIGCHACTVACKEENQVPLGVNRTWVKYIEKGTFPDTRRYFSVMRCNHCDNAPCVTICPTVALYRRPDGIVDFDGDRCIGCKSCMQACPYDALYIDPETQTAAKCHYCAHRVEVGLEPACVIVCPVQAIVPGDLDDPNSGIARLVATQQVAVRKPEQGTQPKLFYIGADEAALRPAMQEAGDRYMFAEASRIPVPGGPNVAGRAAAVAGEGVDLLGMARTVYDVAHPERPWGWKVSTYLWTKSVAAGALLVAAITAIAGLSFAGPVAGLAAPLISLVFLALTTALLVLDLKRPERFLYLLLKPNWRSWLVWGGWILTAHGLLGVAWLVAGWTQSYMAFFALGWPVLLVATASAGYSAFLFGQAEGRDFWQSPLVLPHLLVAAVTAGCAGLLLAALAISHDPRVAEGLRMALWFSLALNGVVLFAEAFTAHATQDAARAARLITRGPYRVRFWWGIVVGGTAVPLVLLVLSPQPWAAVAATVLGLFGLWLWEDIWVRAGQALPLS
- a CDS encoding sulfite exporter TauE/SafE family protein, yielding MSAVFILTLAALGFVGAFASGLVGVGGAIVMIPLLFYVPPLLAVGSLDIKLVAGVTMAQVLAASVMGAWTHGRGAMVHRRLALWGGSAMAAGSLAGAVGAHYVGGRVLLLVFALMATAALLLMFIPPIVAAPGARAETMLFNRAEAVAIPGVVGVFSGLVGAGGAFLLMPALVGVMRLPVRLSIGTSLVMVGAGACLGFVGKLATGQVPFIAAVAVVAGSLPGASLGAHLSRRAPVGVLRVILGAVIALAALRVWIDVLH